The sequence AGCGGACTTTAAATCTTTTACGTTCCTTGGCATTGCACTTTCTCATCGAAATGATGCGACGCGCTTCGCCCCTCGGGGTCCAGACGATGGCAACCATGGCGCGACCTAGCCGCCCGACGGTGATCCATCGCGTCTCCCCATAGTTCTGCCGATCATCTTCGATCTCGAAGTGAACACCAGCAAAGACTTTGGTCGCATCCTCGAAGTCGAGTCCTCTTTCCTTAAGCGTTACT is a genomic window of Phenylobacterium montanum containing:
- a CDS encoding BrnT family toxin, with the protein product MRIEFDPAKRAVTLKERGLDFEDATKVFAGVHFEIEDDRQNYGETRWITVGRLGRAMVAIVWTPRGEARRIISMRKCNAKERKRFKVRLGGP